One part of the Gossypium raimondii isolate GPD5lz chromosome 1, ASM2569854v1, whole genome shotgun sequence genome encodes these proteins:
- the LOC105786584 gene encoding abscisic acid receptor PYL4 encodes MLYQKRYPITYTMPVPDAVARHHIHPVGPNQCCSAVVQQIAAPVSTVWSVVRRFDNPQAYKHFVKSCHVIVGDGDVGTLREVHVISGLPAARSTERLEILDEESHVLSFSVIGGEHRLANYRSVTTLHPSTNGNGTVVVESYVVDVPPGNTEDDTCVFVDTIVRCNLQSLAQIAENLASRK; translated from the coding sequence ATGCTTTACCAAAAGCGGTACCCTATAACATACACCATGCCAGTCCCAGACGCCGTTGCTCGCCACCACATCCACCCTGTTGGTCCCAACCAGTGTTGCTCAGCCGTAGTCCAGCAGATCGCTGCCCCAGTTTCCACCGTCTGGTCCGTCGTCCGTCGGTTTGATAACCCCCAGGCTTACAAGCACTTCGTCAAGAGCTGTCATGTAATCGTTGGGGACGGTGATGTCGGTACCCTCCGTGAAGTCCACGTCATCTCAGGCCTACCCGCCGCGAGGAGCACCGAACGTCTCGAGATCCTTGATGAAGAGAGTCATGTTCTTAGCTTCAGTGTCATCGGTGGAGAACATCGGTTAGCTAACTACAGGTCGGTAACGACCCTTCATCCTTCCACAAACGGGAATGGAACGGTGGTAGTGGAATCTTACGTGGTGGACGTACCGCCGGGGAACACCGAAGATGACACGTGCGTCTTCGTTGATACCATTGTTCGGTGTAACCTGCAGTCACTGGCTCAGATCGCAGAGAATCTAGCAAGCCGCAAATAG
- the LOC105786583 gene encoding protein trichome birefringence-like 34: MAKKQQQQHQVMQQVPSVGGIRSSFQSLVALLIAILVVATIYIRQSNEQLFQYWTTYDKTINGLSSSCNLFAGKWVFDNRSYPLYKEKECTFMSDQLACEKFGRKDLKYQFWRWQPHQCDLPRFNATALLEKLRNKRLVYVGDSLNRNQWVSMVCLVDSVISPTFKSMHNNGSINIFKAIEYNATIEFYWSPLLVESNSDDPISHRVPDRIVRVQAIEKHARHWTDADYLVFNTYLWWRRRQMKVLWGSFESPEDGVYKAVKLPRVYEMALQTWAQWLEVHVDRNKTQLFFMSMSPTHQKANKWGGIKGENCYSETEPVTEEGYAGDGASPRMMHVVDSVLGELKTRGLNVQMINITQLSDYRKDGHPSIYRKHWETITEEQLLNPKNYSDCIHWCLPGVPDVWNELLYACILEL; the protein is encoded by the exons ATGGCGAagaagcagcagcagcagcaccAGGTTATGCAGCAGGTTCCTTCAGTAGGGGGTATAAGAAGCAGCTTCCAATCGCTTGTTGCCCTCCTCATTGCCATTCTAGTCGTTGCCACTATCTATATCAGACAAAGCAATGAGCAGCTGTTCCAATATTGGACTACATATGATAAAACCATCAACGGCTTGTCGTCGAGCTGCAATTTGTTTGCCGGAAAATGGGTATTTGATAATAGATCTTATCCTTTATACAAAGAGAAAGAATGCACTTTCATGTCTGATCAGTTAGCTTGTGAGAAATTTGGGAGAAAAGACCTTAAATATCAGTTTTGGCGATGGCAACCTCACCAATGTGACCTCCCCAG GTTCAATGCCACAGCATTGCTGGAGAAGCTTAGGAACAAGAGACTTGTTTACGTTGGTGACTCACTCAATAGAAACCAATGGGTTTCAATGGTTTGCCTGGTTGACTCAGTCATCTCTCCAACCTTTAAATCAATGCACAACAATGGTTCAATCAACATTTTCAAAGCCATT GAATATAATGCAACAATTGAATTCTACTGGTCTCCATTGTTGGTGGAATCAAACTCCGATGATCCAATTAGCCATCGTGTACCGGATCGAATTGTGAGAGTTCAGGCAATAGAAAAGCATGCAAGACATTGGACTGACGCTGATTATCTTGTTTTTAACACTTATCTTTGGTGGAGAAGACGTCAAATGAAGGTCTT GTGGGGATCTTTTGAAAGCCCCGAAGATGGGGTATACAAAGCAGTAAAGTTGCCGAGAGTATACGAGATGGCCTTACAGACATGGGCACAATGGCTGGAGGTTCATGTTGATAGAAACAAGACCCAGTTGTTCTTTATGAGCATGTCACCAACTCaccaaaa GGCCAATAAATGGGGCGGAATCAAAGGTGAAAATTGTTATAGCGAAACCGAACCGGTTACTGAAGAAGGATACGCTGGAGACGGAGCGAGTCCGAGGATGATGCATGTAGTTGATAGCGTACTTGGCGAACTGAAAACAAGAGGGTTGAACGTCCAAATGATTAACATTACACAGCTATCAGATTACAGGAAAGACGGCCATCCATCAATATATAGGAAGCATTGGGAAACAATAACGGAAGAACAATTATTGAATCCCAAAAATTACTCGGACTGTATCCATTGGTGCCTTCCCGGAGTGCCTGATGTGTGGAACGAGTTGCTCTACGCTTGCATTCTTGAACTTTGA